GGGATCCAAACTATGTTGATTTGGTACAGGTAGTTCATGAAGAAGTCAGAGTTCCTAAATCATATGCTCCTTATGCTGAGGGCAAACAATTCAAAGGATATGTAAATGGTGTAGAAATTGATCAAAGAGCGTTACTAAATGATCCCTATTCTTATGAAGATACAAACATTGTTCACTTTTTAATTACAAATGCAGAACTTAAAAAAATCAATGATGCATTAGGACCTAATAATCAAGATAGCGACATAATGAAACTAAAACTTGTTCCACAAGATGAAGTTTCAAAAAGCTCAACTGAATTCTATCTAGTGGATACTACAAACTATGAACAGGTCCCAACAACTGTAAACATCTCTTGGGATGGTAGTTTTGGTGCAGGAGACGAAGTTCCATTTGAAATAACTTTCTTTGATGAAAACAAAAATCTGATTCGAGATATTAGATATGCAGTTTCTTTTATTGATGAAAATAATCAAGAACTAGAAAGATTTACTGGTGATGATCCACAGAATCCAGGAATTGTTGCTATAGAGGGATTAGATGTTCAGAAAATCTTCATTCCATCTCAAGGCCAATATAGAATTGATGTTCTAGTTTATGGAACAGGATTGGATTATAATGCAAAGTATGCAGGAATTGGTTCTGGAATTGTTGAAATCGGCCCAAGCCTTCCAAAGACAACTCCTAGTAAGTCTGATGCACCTCCTGCTGCAATACCTGCATGGATAAAGAACAACGCAGGCTGGTGGGCAGACGGTTCTATTGATGATAACTCCTTTGTTCAGGGAATACAGTACTTGATTAAAGAAGATATTTTGAAAATTCCTCCAACGACACAAGGTACTGGCTCTGGCTCTAATGAAATACCTGCATGGATAAAGAACAACGCAGGCTGGTGGGCAGACGGTTCTATTGATGATAACTCCTTTGTTCAGGGAATACAGTACTTGATTAAAGAAGGAATCATGAAGATCCAGTCATAGATTTTTAAATAAACTCAGTGTAATAGTATCATGAAAGACATCAACGATATCTTGCCAAAGGTTCCAAACATGAGATGGGGAGCTTTGATGAACAGACCTCCAACAAATGAAAAAGTTGAAGAGATGAACAAAATATTTCCAGACAATGGAAAATGGCATACTGTCTTTGAAGAAAAAGATTCAGTTACAATTGATGGAAAGCAAATTTGGAAAAAAGATCCAACAAAGTGGACTTAAT
Above is a window of Nitrosopumilus sp. K4 DNA encoding:
- a CDS encoding peptidase; amino-acid sequence: MKVTVRTELSPSDITVGELDDINMKIRFFDTLTDENLDKVTYRIEVWQSGELLARNLFYDPDGTLDVEIRPKANCNEAELWKCTVYGGSEHISAPGALYVEGEGRPTITGPIFVKGGLYNIRVDIEGATSPRTALATLLSYDTFVSVAQEQNFFIQTANAQEVPVTVKTYYDEIDNFKFDKSDKSISFDMPFNWDPNYVDLVQVVHEEVRVPKSYAPYAEGKQFKGYVNGVEIDQRALLNDPYSYEDTNIVHFLITNAELKKINDALGPNNQDSDIMKLKLVPQDEVSKSSTEFYLVDTTNYEQVPTTVNISWDGSFGAGDEVPFEITFFDENKNLIRDIRYAVSFIDENNQELERFTGDDPQNPGIVAIEGLDVQKIFIPSQGQYRIDVLVYGTGLDYNAKYAGIGSGIVEIGPSLPKTTPSKSDAPPAAIPAWIKNNAGWWADGSIDDNSFVQGIQYLIKEDILKIPPTTQGTGSGSNEIPAWIKNNAGWWADGSIDDNSFVQGIQYLIKEGIMKIQS